A region of Hippoglossus stenolepis isolate QCI-W04-F060 chromosome 7, HSTE1.2, whole genome shotgun sequence DNA encodes the following proteins:
- the gfpt2 gene encoding glutamine--fructose-6-phosphate aminotransferase [isomerizing] 2: MCGIFAYLNYQVPRTRREVFETLVKGLQRLEYRGYDSAGIAVDGPDKSGNDINSNTIHLIKKTGKVQALDEELHKKDTLDLDAKLYTHFGIAHTRWATHGEPSAVNSHPHRSDKENEFVVIHNGIITNYKELKEYLIAKGYEFESETDTEVIPKLIKYVYDNRENDNVSFSTLVERVIPQLEGAFALVFKSRHFPGDAVSTRRGSPLLIGVRSEHELSTEQIPIQYNSGPLNEVVQERNSHNRPDCSDPIDSVGDGRAVEYYFASDASAIIEHTNKVLYLEDNDIAAVTEGKLSIHRLNRQAGDDPVRAIQTLQMELQQIMKGDFDAFMQKEIFEQPESVFNTMRGRICSDSDKVVLGGLKDHLKEIKRCRRLIMIGCGTSFHAAVGTRQILEELTELPVMVELASDFLDRNTPVFRDDVCFFISQSGETADTLMALCYCKDHGALTVGITNTVGSSICRETDCGVHINAGPEIGVASTKAYTSQFVALIMFGLMMSEDRLSLQKRRLEIIAGLRVLPELIKKVLTLDDKIKTIANELYEERSLLVMGRGFNYATCLEGALKIKEITYMHSEGILAGELKHGPLALIDKNMPVIMIMMRDACYIKCQNALQQVTARSGRPIILCCQDDPEVTRNAYKTIELPHTVDCLQGILCVIPLQLLSFHLAVLRGFDVDCPRNLAKSVTVQ; the protein is encoded by the exons ATGTGTG GGATCTTTGCCTACCTGAATTACCAAGTGCCTCGCACCAGAAGGGAGGTATTTGAGACGCTGGTGAAGGGACTGCAGCGGCTGGAGTACAGAGGGTACGATtcagcag GTATTGCTGTGGACGGCCCTGACAAGTCGGGCAATGACATCAACAGTAACACCATCCACTTGATCAAGAAGACAGGGAAGGTCCAGGCCCTGGATGAGGAGCTACACA AAAAAGACACACTGGACCTGGACGCCAAGCTGTACACACACTTTGGCATCGCTCACACTCGCTGGGCCACGCACGGAGAGCCGAGTGCCGTGAACAGCCACCCTCATCGCTCTGACAAGGAGAATG AGTTTGTTGTCATCCACAATGGCATCATCACCAACTACAAAGAGCTGAAGGAGTACCTG ATCGCCAAAGGATATGAGTTTGAGTCAGAGACGGACACAGAGGTGATCCCAAAATTGATCAAATATGTTTACGACAACCGTGAGAACGACAACGTCTCTTTCTCCACGCTGGTTGAGAGAGTCATTCCACAGCTG gAGGGGGCCTTCGCTCTGGTGTTTAAAAGCCGACATTTCCCTGGAGATGCTGTTTCCACCAG GAGAGGAAGTCCATTGCTCATTGGTGTGCGAAGTGAGCACGAGCTGTCGACCGAGCAGATCCCCATCCAGTACAACAGCG GTCCTCTAAATGAGGTAGTCCAGGAAAGGAACAGCCATAACCGTCCTGATTGCTCCGACCCCATCGACTCAGTGGGGGATGGGAGGGCTGTGGAGTATTACTTTGCCTCTGACGCCAG CGCCATCATTGAGCACACAAACAAGGTGCTGTACCTGGAGGATAACGACATCGCAGCGGTGACCGAGGGGAAACTCTCCATCCACAGGCTGAACCGGCAGGCCGGTGACGACCCTGTGAGGGCAATCCAGACCCTGCAGATGGAGCTGCAACAGATCATGAAAG GAGACTTTGATGCCTTCATGCAGAAGGAGATCTTTGAGCAGCCGGAGTCAGTGTTCAACACTATGAGAGGCCGGATTTGTTCGGATTCCGACAAAG TGGTTCTCGGTGGGCTGAAGGACCATCTGAAAGAAATCAAGCGGTGCAGACGGTTAATCATGATTGGCTGTGGCACGAGCTTCCACGCGGCAGTGGGT ACCAGACagatcctggaggagctgacagAGTTGCCCGTCATGGTGGAGCTGGCGAGCGACTTCCTGGACCGCAACACTCCCGTTTTCAGAGATGATGTTTGCTTCTTCATCAGCCAGTCAG GAGAGACAGCAGACACCCTGATGGCGCTGTGCTACTGCAAAGACCATGGCGCTCTCACAGTTGGTATAACCAACACTGTGGGCAGCTCCATTTGTAGAGAAACAGACTGTGGAGTCCACATCAATGCTGGGCCTGAAATAGGAGTGGCAAGCACCAAG gcCTACACCAGTCAGTTTGTGGCCCTCATCATGTTTGGTCTCATGATGAGTGAGGACAGGCTCTCCCTACAGAAGAGAAGACTGGAGATCATCGCTGGCCTCAGGGTGCTACCTG AGCTGATAAAGAAAGTGTTGACTCTGGATGATAAGATCAAGACCATTGCCAATGAGCTGTACGAGGAAAGGTCCCTTCTGGTCATGGGCCGTGGTTTCAACTATGCCACCTGCCTAGAGGGGGCGCTG AAAATCAAGGAGATCACGTACATGCACTCAGAAGGCATCCTGGCTGGGGAGCTGAAACACGGTCCTCTGGCGCTCATCGACAAAAACATGCCAGTCATCATGATCATGATGAGAGACGCCTGCTACATCAAGTGCCAGAATGCTCTGCAGCAAGTCACTGCCAGATCG GGTCGGCCCATCATCCTGTGTTGCCAAGACGACCCTGAGGTGACTAGGAATGCCTACAAGACGATTGAGCTGCCGCACACTGTGGACTGTCTGCAGGGCATCCTCTGCGTCATCCCCCTTCAGCTCCTGTCCTTCCACTTGGCCGTCCTGCGAGGATTTGAT GTTGACTGTCCCCGAAACTTGGCCAAGTCTGTGACTGTGCAGTGA